A section of the Carya illinoinensis cultivar Pawnee chromosome 12, C.illinoinensisPawnee_v1, whole genome shotgun sequence genome encodes:
- the LOC122290110 gene encoding uncharacterized protein LOC122290110 isoform X1 codes for MEVSSVQHHQGDEEEFVLLDLNSVSGQLDIPSNAPYVLSGLDTLNPVLIIDDKLKLIGEYEETIGTCLVFTEEGEWFWFLVTFHTRFVSQEVKRDSEFPPTSIISKHICLYYLGRALEPPHMTEEVTLTYLIQEQSSIKSFLQPHCCLFWLKDVC; via the exons ATGGAGGTAAGCTCGGTGCAACATCATCAAGGGGATGAAGAAGAATTCGTATTGCTTGATCTCAACAGTGTTTCTGGGCAACTTGACATCCCGTCAAATGCACCATATGTTCTCTCT GGCCTGGACACATTGAATCCAGTATTAATTATTGATGACAAATTGAAGTTG ATAGGTGAATATGAAGAAACAATTGGCACATGCTTGGTTTTCACGGAAGAAGGTGAATGGTTTTGGTTCCTTGTAACATTTCATACTCGGTTTGTTTCCCAAGAAGTTAAGAGGGATTCAGAATTTCCCCCCACTTCCATTATTTCGAAACATAT CTGCCTTTATTACCTTGGTCGAGCACTCGAGCCCCCCCATATGACAGAAGAAGTCACATTGACCTATTTGATCCAAGAGCAATCGTCTATAAAATCATTCCTGCAGCCTCACTGCTGTCTTTTCTGGCTAAAGGATGTGTGCTAA
- the LOC122290110 gene encoding general transcription factor 3C polypeptide 6-like isoform X2 — protein MEVSSVQHHQGDEEEFVLLDLNSVSGQLDIPSNAPYVLSGLDTLNPVLIIDDKLKLIGEYEETIGTCLVFTEEDATPVVHEETGPSEANLFSGKCIIDPSRARSKDVKPVARLHKILKFRLAPDADDQFATSEQTEQV, from the exons ATGGAGGTAAGCTCGGTGCAACATCATCAAGGGGATGAAGAAGAATTCGTATTGCTTGATCTCAACAGTGTTTCTGGGCAACTTGACATCCCGTCAAATGCACCATATGTTCTCTCT GGCCTGGACACATTGAATCCAGTATTAATTATTGATGACAAATTGAAGTTG ATAGGTGAATATGAAGAAACAATTGGCACATGCTTGGTTTTCACGGAAGAAG ATGCTACCCCAGTGGTTCACGAAGAGACAGGACCATCCGAAGCAAACCTTTTCTCAGGAAAATGTATAATAGATCCAAGTCGAGCGCGAAGCAAGGATGTAAAACCAGTGGCACGGCTTCATAAGATTCTGAAGTTTAGATTGGCACCTGATGCTGACGATCAATTTGCAACATCTGAGCAGACTGAGCAAGTGTGA
- the LOC122290110 gene encoding uncharacterized protein LOC122290110 isoform X3: protein MEVSSVQHHQGDEEEFVLLDLNSVSGQLDIPSNAPYVLSIGEYEETIGTCLVFTEEGEWFWFLVTFHTRFVSQEVKRDSEFPPTSIISKHICLYYLGRALEPPHMTEEVTLTYLIQEQSSIKSFLQPHCCLFWLKDVC from the exons ATGGAGGTAAGCTCGGTGCAACATCATCAAGGGGATGAAGAAGAATTCGTATTGCTTGATCTCAACAGTGTTTCTGGGCAACTTGACATCCCGTCAAATGCACCATATGTTCTCTCT ATAGGTGAATATGAAGAAACAATTGGCACATGCTTGGTTTTCACGGAAGAAGGTGAATGGTTTTGGTTCCTTGTAACATTTCATACTCGGTTTGTTTCCCAAGAAGTTAAGAGGGATTCAGAATTTCCCCCCACTTCCATTATTTCGAAACATAT CTGCCTTTATTACCTTGGTCGAGCACTCGAGCCCCCCCATATGACAGAAGAAGTCACATTGACCTATTTGATCCAAGAGCAATCGTCTATAAAATCATTCCTGCAGCCTCACTGCTGTCTTTTCTGGCTAAAGGATGTGTGCTAA
- the LOC122290110 gene encoding uncharacterized protein LOC122290110 isoform X4, whose amino-acid sequence MEVSSVQHHQGDEEEFVLLDLNSVSGQLDIPSNAPYVLSIGEYEETIGTCLVFTEEDATPVVHEETGPSEANLFSGKCIIDPSRARSKDVKPVARLHKILKFRLAPDADDQFATSEQTEQV is encoded by the exons ATGGAGGTAAGCTCGGTGCAACATCATCAAGGGGATGAAGAAGAATTCGTATTGCTTGATCTCAACAGTGTTTCTGGGCAACTTGACATCCCGTCAAATGCACCATATGTTCTCTCT ATAGGTGAATATGAAGAAACAATTGGCACATGCTTGGTTTTCACGGAAGAAG ATGCTACCCCAGTGGTTCACGAAGAGACAGGACCATCCGAAGCAAACCTTTTCTCAGGAAAATGTATAATAGATCCAAGTCGAGCGCGAAGCAAGGATGTAAAACCAGTGGCACGGCTTCATAAGATTCTGAAGTTTAGATTGGCACCTGATGCTGACGATCAATTTGCAACATCTGAGCAGACTGAGCAAGTGTGA